AGCAGCCCCTTCATGTCCTTGTCGAGCAAGGGTCCGATGATCTCGAAGACATCGCCGCCGGAGCAGAAATTACCGCCATTGGAGCCGAAGATGACCACCTTGACGTCGTCGCGGTAAACCAGCCCACGGAACCAGTCGCGCAGTTCGGCATAGCTTTCAAACGTCAGCGGATTCTTGCGCTCAGGTCGGTCAAGCGAGACCTCGGCGACACCGTCGGTCAGGGTCAGTCGGAAATGGGTGGGGCTATCGGTGGACATCAGGTCTCTCCCTTGCTGGCCTTGCTGGCAATCCGCTCGAGTTGCTCGGCCATGTCATGGATCTCGTCGGCGTCGACGCCGTGCAACAGATCATCAATCCATGCCTCGTGCTTGGATGCCATCCGGGCAAATTGTTCTCGTCCCGCCTTGGTCAGGCGGACGGTGGTGGCGCGGCGGTCATTATCCACGGGAACTCTGACCAACATGCCGTCATCGACCAGCCGGTCAACAATGCCGGTGACATTGCCGTTGGAAACCCGCAGCACGCTCGACAGCTGGCTCATTTTCAGCCCGGCTTCGGCGCGATAAAGGGCCGCCATCACATCAAATCGCGGCAGGGTGGTATCAAACGAGGTGCGGAAATTCTCGCGCAACTCACCCTCGACATGCTTGGTCGCCTTGAGCAGTTTCAACCACAGCCTCAGCCGCGCCTTC
This DNA window, taken from Hoeflea algicola, encodes the following:
- a CDS encoding MarR family winged helix-turn-helix transcriptional regulator, producing the protein MSENGTQPSATKTDPTVDVTASKARLRLWLKLLKATKHVEGELRENFRTSFDTTLPRFDVMAALYRAEAGLKMSQLSSVLRVSNGNVTGIVDRLVDDGMLVRVPVDNDRRATTVRLTKAGREQFARMASKHEAWIDDLLHGVDADEIHDMAEQLERIASKASKGET